One region of Pieris rapae chromosome Z, ilPieRapa1.1, whole genome shotgun sequence genomic DNA includes:
- the LOC110998145 gene encoding FK506-binding protein 2 isoform X1 — translation MALRCVLAVLAIAGITLADPETVTKLKVEVVSTPEGCTEKSKNGDMLTMHYTGTLDDGHKFDSSFDRDQPFTFQLGVGQVIKGWDEGLVDMCVGEKRKLTIPSSLGYGERGAGNVIPPHATLHFEVELINIGDSPPTTNVFKEIDADADNMLSREEVSIDLAFQAMDTDGDRELSREEVSDYLKKQMVPPDGGEISEDVKQMLESHDKLVEEIFQHEDKDKNGFISHEEFSGPKHDEL, via the exons ATGGCGTTGCGCTGCGTACTTGCGGTGCTGGCTATCGCCGGGATCACCCTCGCCGATCCAGAGACTGTCACCAAACTTAAAGTTGAAGTAGTCAGTACTCCTGAAGGCTGCACAGAAAAATCTAAGAATGGTGACATGCTCACTATGCACTACACAGGTACCCTAGACGACGGCCACAAGTTCGATTCGAG TTTTGACCGCGATCAGCCTTTCACTTTCCAACTCGGAGTGGGTCAAGTCATCAAAGGATGGGATGAGGGTTTAGTCGACATGTGTGTTG GTGAAAAGCGTAAACTGACCATACCCTCCTCACTCGGATATGGCGAACGTGGGGCCGGTAATGTGATCCCACCTCACGCCACCCTCCACTTCGAAGTCGAGCTTATCAACATTGGTGACTCACCACCAACCACCAATGTCTTCAAAGAAATCGACGCTGACGCCGACAACATGTTATCGCGTGAAGAAGTGAGTATAGACTTAGCGTTCCAGGCGATGGACACTGATGGTGACAGGGAATTATCTAGAGAGGAG GTCAGTGATTACCTTAAGAAGCAAATGGTGCCCCCAGACGGTGGTGAAATCAGCGAGGACGTTAAGCAGATGTTGGAGAGCCATGACAAGCTTGTGGAGGAAATCTTCCAACACGAGGACAAAGACAAGAATGGTTTTATCAGCCATGAAGAATTCTCTGGGCCCAAACACGACGagctgtaa
- the LOC110998145 gene encoding FK506-binding protein 2 isoform X2, which translates to MALRCVLAVLAIAGITLADPETVTKLKVEVVSTPEGCTEKSKNGDMLTMHYTGTLDDGHKFDSSFDRDQPFTFQLGVGQVIKGWDEGLVDMCVGEKRKLTIPSSLGYGERGAGNVIPPHATLHFEVELINIGDSPPTTNVFKEIDADADNMLSREEVSDYLKKQMVPPDGGEISEDVKQMLESHDKLVEEIFQHEDKDKNGFISHEEFSGPKHDEL; encoded by the exons ATGGCGTTGCGCTGCGTACTTGCGGTGCTGGCTATCGCCGGGATCACCCTCGCCGATCCAGAGACTGTCACCAAACTTAAAGTTGAAGTAGTCAGTACTCCTGAAGGCTGCACAGAAAAATCTAAGAATGGTGACATGCTCACTATGCACTACACAGGTACCCTAGACGACGGCCACAAGTTCGATTCGAG TTTTGACCGCGATCAGCCTTTCACTTTCCAACTCGGAGTGGGTCAAGTCATCAAAGGATGGGATGAGGGTTTAGTCGACATGTGTGTTG GTGAAAAGCGTAAACTGACCATACCCTCCTCACTCGGATATGGCGAACGTGGGGCCGGTAATGTGATCCCACCTCACGCCACCCTCCACTTCGAAGTCGAGCTTATCAACATTGGTGACTCACCACCAACCACCAATGTCTTCAAAGAAATCGACGCTGACGCCGACAACATGTTATCGCGTGAAGAA GTCAGTGATTACCTTAAGAAGCAAATGGTGCCCCCAGACGGTGGTGAAATCAGCGAGGACGTTAAGCAGATGTTGGAGAGCCATGACAAGCTTGTGGAGGAAATCTTCCAACACGAGGACAAAGACAAGAATGGTTTTATCAGCCATGAAGAATTCTCTGGGCCCAAACACGACGagctgtaa
- the LOC110998155 gene encoding beta-parvin, translating into MSSPRPKSPRTPVLPKKDDKDESFWDKIGTIGRKKRIKEVQEVQEEGKYAIDSPGSPTAPEIPPEEYSLLDNEARAIIEPRSLEEPRVQELIQVLIDWINDELAAQRIIVKDISEDLYDGQVLQKLLEKLQETKLDVPEVTQSEEGQRQKLAVVLRAVNKVLFGSGQPVTKWSVESVHSKNLVSILHLLVALARHYRAPIRLPENVSVSVVVVKKDAQNQLTHRTYTEDITTTYDELGMRCERDAFDALFDHAPDKLQVVKKSLITFVNKHLSKVNLEVSDLDSPFHDGVCLVLLMGLLEGFFVPLYDFYLTPKDFDQKVHNVAFAFELMQDVGLAKPKARPEDIVNLDLKSTLRVLYNLFTKYKNMA; encoded by the exons ATGTCTTCGCCACGCCCAAAATCTCCCCGTACTCCTGTTCTACCTAAGAAGGATGATAAAGACGAGTCATTTTGGGATAAAATTGGTACCATTGGGCGTAAGAAACGCATAAAGGAAG tgcaagaagtgcaagaGGAAGGGAAATATGCCATTGATTCCCCAGGAAGTCCAACAGCTCCAGAAATTCCACCAGAAGAATACAGCTTAT TGGACAATGAAGCCAGAGCCATAATTGAACCCCGTTCCTTAGAAGAACCAAGAGTTCAGGAACTTATCCAAGTATTGATTGATTGGATCAATGACGAGTTAGCAGCCCAGAGAATTATTGTAAAGGATATTAGTGAAGATTTGTATGATGGTCAGGTTCTGCAGAAGCTACTAGAAAAATTACAAGAAACAAAACTAGATGTTCCTGAAGTGACGCAGAGTGAAGAAGGACAGAGACAAAAATTGGCAGTTGTATTGCGAGCTGTCAACAAG GTACTTTTTGGTTCAGGACAACCTGTTACCAAGTGGAGTGTGGAATCTGTTCATTCTAAGAATTTGGTTTCAATTTTGCACTTATTAGTGGCTCTGGCTCGTCACTATCGTGCTCCGATCAGGTTGCCAGAGAATGTCAGTGTCAGTGTTGTTGTTGTCAAGAAGGACGCACAAAACCAGCTCACTCATAG gaCATACACAGAAGACATCACAACAACATATGATGAGTTGGGCATGCGATGTGAGAGGGATGCATTTGATGCACTGTTTGACCATGCACCCGATAAACTGCAAGTTGTTAAAAAG tcgCTAATAACATTTGTGAACAAACATCTGAGTAAAGTAAATTTGGAGGTGTCTGACTTAGACAGTCCGTTCCATGATGGCGTGTGTCTTGTTCTTTTAATGGGACTTCTGGAGGGCTTCTTCGTGCCGCTCTATGATTTCTACTTGACGCCGAAAGACTTCGATCAGAAAGTTCATAATGTGGCGTTTGCCTTTGAACTGATGCAGGATGTCGGTTTGGCAAAGCCTAAAGCGAGGCCTGAAG atattgTTAATTTGGATCTGAAATCAACTCTTCGTGTGCTATACAACCTCttcactaaatataaaaatatggccTAA